The following are encoded in a window of Chlorocebus sabaeus isolate Y175 chromosome 10, mChlSab1.0.hap1, whole genome shotgun sequence genomic DNA:
- the CFAP210 gene encoding cilia- and flagella- associated protein 210 isoform X2, with amino-acid sequence MPDPHLPSTTIVSFLRPLQKLSRCQHHPSCTAYRTGMKEQKLEAKKKRDEEIEAERQILDLEEEIHKQGKRKKAIENAKQCQFYQTERVKNFHSGLLLSRVMKERDAQIEFRKGKIKSDKKWEEQLKLNIEKAFKEEQEKAEKRHRERVALAKDHLKQIKEHEEEEERRKKHEEKDAEEIKRQNVLYEIEMRKKLEKKREEMHESRRRFLEHMQDKHIIKAVEQQQQEEEDEKIRKFIKAKKCLIQMGKEKEAETHRLMEKRRERIHNFLSELLKEKLDNEDMIIARDIAEAEAEWEKREREKDEKNKAELKTIAEYRAIVMKNKEEEERQRKIEAKEQLLAVMKADQIFWEHEKEKKYKADKVHREVQDAHIQQMAKNKFNAKQAKQAELDYCRLTEALVAEKEKEFQDYAREVIELESETTNKYIYPLVKAVQEGPGGGRGPVLVDRGGLRPSYQANDITGVQLPFYNSQGPKYNFQKSKRRLGFTW; translated from the exons ATGCCTGATCcccatttgccttccaccacgattgtaagtttcctgaggcctctccagaagctgagcagatgccaacatcatccttcctgtacagcctacagaact GGgatgaaagaacagaaacttGAAGCCAAAAAAAAGCGTGATGAAGAAATAGAGGCAGAAAGACAAATTCTTGATCTGGAAGAAGAAATAcataaacaaggaaaaagaaaaaaggccatcGAAAATGCAAAGCAATGTCAATTTTACCAGACAGAAAGAGTGAAAAACTTTCAT tcagGACTTCTTCTTAGTAGAGTTATGAAAGAACGTGATGCCCAGATTGAATTCCGAAAGGGTAAgataaaatcagataaaaaatggGAGGAACAATTGAAACTCAACATTGAAAAAGCTTTtaaagaagaacaagaaaaagcagaaaaacgACACAGAGAAAGGGTGGCTCTTGCCAAAGATCATCTAAAACa AATAAAGGAAcatgaggaagaagaagaaagaaggaaaaagcatgaagaaaaagATGCCGAAGAAATAAAGCGACAGAATGTATTATATGaaattgaaatgagaaaaaaactagaaaagaaaagagaagagatgcATGAAAGCAGGAGACGGTTTCTT GAACATATGCAGGATAAACATATTATCAAAGCTGTAGAACAGCAGCAGCaagaggaagaagatgaaaaGATTAGAAAATTTATCAAAGCAAAAAAGTGTCTTATAcaaatggggaaagaaaaagaagctgaAACACACAG GCTTATGGAGAAACGAAGAGAAAGAATACATAACTTCCTGAGTGAACTATTGAAAGAGAAACTTGACAATGAAGATATGATTATTGCTAGAGATATTGCAGAAGCTGAGGCTGaatgggaaaaaagagaaagagaaaaagatgaaaaaaacaaagcagaattaaaaacaattgcAGAATATAGAGCCATTGTG atgaaaaataaagaggaagaagaaagacaaagaaaaatagaggCTAAAGAACAATTGCTGGCTGTCATGAAAGCAGATCAAATTTTCTGGGaacatgaaaaggagaaaaaatacaaagCTGATAAAGTACACCGAGAGGTTCAAGACGCCCATATTCAGCAAATG gcCAAAAATAAGTTTAATGCAAAGCAAGCAAAACAAGCAGAATTAGATTATTGCAGACTTACTGAAGCTCTTGTGgctgaaaaggagaaagaatttcAGGACTATGCCAGAGAGGTAATTGAACTTGAATCggaaacaacaaataaatatatttacccTCTTGTAAAAGCTGTACAGGAAGGACCTGGAGGTGGCCGTGGACCAGTGCTTGTGGATAGAGGTGGATTAAGACCCAGCTATCAGGCAAATGATATTACTGGAGTCCAGCTCCCTTTTTATAACTCTCAGGgaccaaaatataattttcagaagTCAAAGAGAAGGTTAGGTTTTACatggtag